A stretch of Phoenix dactylifera cultivar Barhee BC4 chromosome 16, palm_55x_up_171113_PBpolish2nd_filt_p, whole genome shotgun sequence DNA encodes these proteins:
- the LOC113462856 gene encoding dof zinc finger protein MNB1A-like, with protein MPSETGEGRRRPAEGLAEEEAAVERGRERCPRCNSRDTKFCYYNNYNTSQPRHFCRSCRRYWTLGGSLRNVPIGGSSRKRLRPSPAAAVAVAVTSAAAAAAVRSLRPLSSLASPAPSLDLPATTSAPSAFGSFLPGPVSAGFLALGEPFLGRRTGFELGLGLGLRSGPAASPSIEELGFGLGTTLLWPTALLDEEGVIGGGDAWRVGSGGTDCFAAPAPAAVWPDLAIAAAPAEGSGRAGGDLR; from the coding sequence ATGCCGTCAGAAACTGGAGAAGGACGTCGGCGGCCGGCGGAGGGgctggcggaggaggaggcggcggtggagcgggggagggagcggTGCCCCCGGTGCAACTCCCGGGACACCAAGTTCTGCTACTACAACAACTACAACACCTCCCAGCCCCGCCACTTCTGCCGCTCCTGCCGCCGCTACTGGACCCTCGGCGGTTCACTTCGCAACGTCCCCATCGGCGGCTCCTCCCGCAAGCGTCTCCGACCCTCCCCTGCCGCCGCCGTCGCCGTCGCCGTCACctcagccgccgccgccgccgcagtcCGTTCCCTCCGCCCTCTCTCGTCTCTCGCCTCGCCAGCGCCTTCCTTGGACCTCCCTGCCACCACCTCGGCCCCCTCTGCCTTCGGCTCGTTCCTTCCCGGCCCGGTCTCGGCCGGGTTCTTGGCGCTCGGTGAGCCGTTCCTGGGGCGCCGGACCGggttcgagctcgggctcgggctgggGCTCCGATCTGGACCTGCGGCGTCGCCGTCCATCGAGGAGCTGGGCTTCGGGCTGGGGACCACGCTGCTGTGGCCCACCGCGCTGCTGGACGAGGAGGGGGTCATCGGCGGCGGGGACGCGTGGAGGGTGGGGAGTGGTGGAACGGACTGCTTCGCTGCTCCGGCACCGGCTGCCGTTTGGCCGGATCTCGCCATTGCCGCGGCGCCCGCCGAGGGGAGCGGCAGAGCTGGAGGCGACTTGCGTTAG